Proteins co-encoded in one Xyrauchen texanus isolate HMW12.3.18 chromosome 19, RBS_HiC_50CHRs, whole genome shotgun sequence genomic window:
- the LOC127660188 gene encoding neuropeptide Y receptor type 2-like, with product MGQSDGANKTEDVVNEGDQETIWHEGNLVNDSNPYKPTLVDDITKHLSVQIPLILAYSLIILLGFVGNTLVIYMIILYRNMRSVTNYFIANLAFADLMVDTVCLPFTLVYTLVDEWKFGAIMCHMVPYSQALSIHVSILTLTVIALERYRCIVFHLGQRLNRCTSFIIIGLIWAFAAILAGPLAIFREYRQEEIPYISLRIAVCSEKWPNGTNRFPVIYSISMLLLQYMLPLAIISYAYVCIWIKLKNHVSPSNRNDGIMRRKKTTKMLALVVVVFAVCWLPFHVFQLASDLDLVLKFKEYKLIYTLFHIVAMCSTFVNPLLYGWMNQNYRNGFLMFFRCEHKPDSIYPDGSFRTRSLRGMIVNGHNDGQPATAV from the coding sequence ATGGGCCAATCAGATGGAGCCAACAAAACAGAAGACGTGGTCAATGAAGGCGATCAAGAGACAATCTGGCACGAAGGCAACTTGGTCAATGACAGCAATCCTTACAAACCCACCTTAGTGGATGACATCACCAAGCACCTGAGTGTTCAGATTCCTCTTATATTAGCATACTCACTCATAATACTGCTAGGATTTGTGGGCAACACCCTGGTCATTTATATGATCATCCTGTACAGAAACATGCGGTCGGTCACCAACTACTTCATTGCAAATCTCGCTTTTGCCGACTTAATGGTGGACACAGTGTGCTTGCCTTTCACGCTAGTATATACATTGGTGGACGAATGGAAGTTTGGTGCCATAATGTGTCATATGGTGCCTTATAGCCAAGCTCTGAGCATCCATGTGTCCATTCTTACTCTAACAGTCATTGCTCTAGAGCGCTATAGGTGTATCGTCTTCCATCTTGGCCAACGCCTCAACCGATGCACTAGTTTTATCATCATAGGCCTGATTTGGGCATTCGCTGCCATACTAGCTGGCCCTTTGGCTATTTTTCGTGAGTATCGCCAAGAAGAGATCCCATACATTAGCTTACGGATCGCGGTGTGCTCTGAGAAATGGCCCAATGGAACCAATCGTTTTCCAGTCATCTATAGTATATCAATGCTTCTATTGCAGTACATGCTACCATTGGCAATCATCAGCTATGCTTATGTGTGTATCTGGATTAAACTGAAGAACCATGTCAGTCCTTCTAACCGTAATGATGGTATCATGCGTCGCAAAAAGACAACAAAGATGCTGGCACTGGTAGTTGTGGTCTTTGCTGTCTGCTGGCTTCCATTTCACGTGTTTCAGCTGGCTAGTGATCTGGACTTGGTTCTGAAGTTTAAAGAGTACAAACTCATCTATACCTTGTTTCACATCGTAGCGATGTGCTCAACATTTGTCAATCCGTTGCTGTACGGTTGGATGAACCAGAACTACAGGAATGGTTTTCTCATGTTTTTCCGCTGTGAACACAAACCAGACAGCATCTACCCTGATGGGTCCTTCAGAACTCGATCCTTGAGAGGGATGATTGTGAATGGGCACAATGATGGTCAGCCAGCGACTGCTGTCTGA